One stretch of Clavibacter californiensis DNA includes these proteins:
- the hemG gene encoding protoporphyrinogen oxidase — MSSDPRQAAGEVDPTDVVVIGGGVGGLIAARACALAGKRVILVEASPALGGTVGSHVVDGLRLDSGAESFATRRGTVATFLGELGLADLIVQPNPDGAWVQLAERAIQLPRTGLLGIPAHPFDATIATAIGRAGVARAKADLLLPAAVGAKERTLGGLVRARMGGRVVDRLVAPIVSGVHSAHPDEVDADAVAPGLRAGLAEQGSLGRAVASMRAASPAGSAVSGIVGGVHLLVDALVAELARLGVDVRTSLAVESVHRHRSHEGAAAYDDWHVELADGRGVDAAGVILAIPAAGLIRLFSGLAPPAVTEGWPAPSSVELVTLVVRAPELDAAPRGTGVLVAADAPGIRAKALTHATAKWPWLKEQAGDRHVLRLSYGRAGGDDDTAGVADDELTAIAVHDASALLGVDLAGRVTGSARVRWTNALPFAASGHRERVQAVRDEAAEHPGLEITGSAVAGTGLASVVADAQAAAARLLAR; from the coding sequence GTGAGTAGCGATCCTCGCCAGGCGGCCGGCGAGGTCGACCCGACCGACGTCGTCGTGATCGGCGGCGGCGTGGGCGGCCTCATCGCCGCCCGCGCCTGCGCCCTCGCTGGGAAGCGCGTGATCCTCGTGGAGGCGTCGCCCGCGCTCGGCGGCACCGTCGGATCCCACGTGGTCGACGGCCTCCGCCTCGACAGCGGCGCCGAGAGCTTCGCCACCCGCCGCGGCACCGTGGCCACGTTCCTGGGCGAGCTGGGCCTCGCCGACCTGATCGTGCAGCCGAACCCGGACGGCGCGTGGGTGCAGCTCGCCGAGCGCGCCATCCAGCTGCCGCGCACGGGACTGCTCGGGATCCCCGCGCACCCGTTCGACGCGACCATCGCCACCGCGATCGGCCGGGCCGGCGTCGCCCGCGCCAAGGCCGACCTCCTCCTCCCCGCCGCCGTCGGCGCGAAGGAGCGCACGCTCGGCGGCCTCGTCCGCGCCCGCATGGGCGGCCGCGTGGTCGACCGGCTGGTCGCCCCCATCGTCTCCGGCGTGCACAGCGCCCACCCCGACGAGGTCGACGCCGACGCCGTCGCGCCCGGCCTCCGCGCCGGGCTCGCCGAGCAGGGGTCGCTCGGGCGCGCGGTCGCGTCCATGCGCGCGGCGTCCCCCGCGGGATCCGCCGTCAGCGGCATCGTGGGCGGCGTGCACCTGCTGGTCGACGCGCTGGTCGCCGAGCTCGCGCGCCTCGGCGTCGACGTGCGCACGTCGCTCGCGGTCGAGTCGGTGCACCGGCACCGCTCCCACGAGGGTGCGGCTGCGTACGACGACTGGCACGTCGAGCTCGCCGACGGCCGGGGCGTCGACGCTGCGGGTGTCATCCTGGCGATCCCCGCGGCGGGGCTCATCCGCCTCTTCTCCGGACTCGCGCCGCCCGCCGTCACGGAGGGCTGGCCCGCGCCGTCCTCCGTCGAGCTGGTCACGCTCGTCGTTCGCGCGCCCGAGCTCGACGCCGCTCCGCGCGGCACCGGCGTGCTGGTCGCGGCCGACGCCCCGGGGATCCGGGCCAAGGCCCTCACGCACGCCACCGCCAAGTGGCCGTGGCTGAAGGAGCAGGCGGGCGACCGCCACGTGCTCCGCCTCTCCTACGGGCGCGCGGGCGGCGACGACGACACCGCAGGCGTCGCCGACGACGAGCTCACCGCGATCGCCGTGCACGACGCGTCGGCGCTGCTCGGGGTCGACCTCGCCGGCCGCGTCACCGGGTCCGCCCGCGTGCGCTGGACCAACGCCCTCCCGTTCGCCGCCTCCGGCCACCGCGAGCGCGTGCAGGCCGTGCGCGACGAGGCGGCCGAGCACCCGGGGCTCGAGATCACCGGGTCCGCCGTCGCGGGCACCGGGCTCGCCTCCGTGGTGGCCGACGCGCAGGCCGCGGCGGCGCGCCTCCTGGCCCGCTGA
- a CDS encoding phage holin family protein translates to MTDQDLNPKSKRSLVRLVADLPTLIVQLIKDEIESFKNELVSKLKHAGIGAGFLVVALFFALIAFLVLVAAAILGLSEAFSPWLSALIVAGVFLLITVVLALLGIRWIKKGVPPTPEETVDSLKEDVDAVKGTGKYDH, encoded by the coding sequence ATGACGGATCAGGATCTCAATCCGAAGAGCAAGCGCTCGCTCGTCCGGCTCGTCGCCGACCTGCCGACGCTCATCGTCCAGCTGATCAAGGACGAGATCGAGTCGTTCAAGAACGAGCTCGTCTCCAAGCTCAAGCACGCGGGGATCGGTGCCGGCTTCCTCGTCGTGGCGCTGTTCTTCGCGCTCATCGCGTTCCTGGTGCTCGTCGCCGCCGCGATCCTCGGCCTGTCCGAGGCGTTCTCGCCGTGGCTCTCCGCGCTCATCGTCGCGGGCGTCTTCCTCCTCATCACGGTGGTGCTGGCGTTGCTCGGCATCCGCTGGATCAAGAAGGGCGTCCCGCCGACGCCCGAGGAGACGGTCGACAGCCTCAAGGAGGACGTCGACGCGGTGAAGGGGACCGGCAAGTATGACCACTGA
- a CDS encoding DUF3618 domain-containing protein: MTTDRPRPTGPRSRTELKLDIQHTREEISATLDALEAKLNVRRRAQDGIADLRRRIRRTADEDPLLLVAVGVGAVVVVGGVVWAVARAARR, from the coding sequence ATGACCACTGACCGCCCCCGCCCCACGGGACCCCGGTCCCGCACCGAGCTGAAGCTCGACATCCAGCACACGCGCGAGGAGATCTCCGCGACGCTCGACGCGCTCGAGGCCAAGCTGAACGTCCGCCGCCGGGCGCAGGACGGCATCGCCGACCTGCGCCGCCGCATCCGCCGCACGGCCGACGAGGACCCGCTGCTCCTCGTGGCCGTCGGGGTGGGCGCGGTCGTCGTGGTCGGCGGCGTGGTCTGGGCCGTGGCCCGCGCCGCGCGTCGCTGA
- the mptB gene encoding polyprenol phosphomannose-dependent alpha 1,6 mannosyltransferase MptB → MRPRRREARDPGSLGAHPLLLPGIIGLVGSLLLLAASFVVGHAPAESELSRTPVIGALRVSPLGTSVGSVAVVVGGLMLTAAWLLLGALLPRLGQAGLRATLRLAVIWTAPLLVSAPLFSRDIYSYIAQGRVLGAGLSPYEHGPAVLPDWRSTGVDPLWAHNPAPYGPLFLAIERVVGGIDDALGVEVAVLAARGVAVVGVVLMVACGLRIARRRRIDPVRTAWFLAASPLVSFNFVVAAHNDALMMGLLVAGLLAAIDSRPVLGVLLVTCAVAVKPIALVALPIIAIVHAEMRARRVDDRAPEGVAVDGSAGGVVGLRPPTRDPRVWAAWTASGFAAMGLLALGGELLGVGLGWISALSSPVSVVSWFMPFGVAAGAFGPLVDALGGPGDAVEGGIKTAGILLGFAGAAWCILTTRTLSGEARLALAFACIVAMSPVVYPWYGLWVLVILAVVGIADGAAMALAVSATVFLVGVNLLEPMAVVHSVASGWPRLLVVVMTVVGVLGILAPGLQGLAGTDPFRALRAPRHHFSAARQPPA, encoded by the coding sequence GTGCGTCCACGCCGCCGCGAGGCACGTGATCCCGGATCCCTCGGGGCGCATCCGCTGCTGCTGCCCGGGATCATCGGGCTCGTCGGCTCGCTGCTCCTCCTCGCGGCCTCGTTCGTCGTCGGCCACGCGCCGGCCGAGTCGGAGCTGTCCCGCACCCCGGTGATCGGCGCCCTCCGCGTCTCGCCCCTCGGGACGAGCGTCGGGTCCGTCGCGGTCGTGGTGGGCGGGCTCATGCTCACGGCCGCGTGGCTCCTCCTCGGCGCGCTGCTCCCGCGGCTGGGCCAGGCGGGCCTGCGTGCCACCCTGCGGCTCGCGGTCATCTGGACGGCCCCGCTCCTGGTGAGCGCGCCGCTGTTCAGCCGCGACATCTACTCGTACATCGCCCAGGGCCGCGTGCTCGGCGCCGGCCTCTCGCCGTACGAGCACGGGCCCGCCGTGCTTCCCGACTGGCGGAGCACGGGCGTCGACCCGCTGTGGGCCCACAACCCCGCGCCCTACGGCCCGCTGTTCCTCGCGATCGAGCGCGTCGTCGGCGGGATCGACGACGCCCTCGGCGTCGAGGTCGCGGTCCTCGCGGCGCGCGGCGTCGCCGTCGTCGGCGTCGTCCTGATGGTCGCGTGCGGCCTCCGCATCGCCCGCCGACGCCGGATCGACCCCGTCCGCACCGCGTGGTTCCTCGCCGCCAGCCCGCTCGTCAGCTTCAACTTCGTGGTGGCCGCGCACAACGACGCGCTGATGATGGGCCTGCTGGTCGCCGGCCTCCTCGCCGCCATCGACTCGCGGCCCGTGCTCGGCGTCCTGCTCGTGACGTGCGCGGTGGCGGTCAAGCCCATCGCGCTCGTCGCCCTGCCCATCATCGCGATCGTGCACGCGGAGATGCGCGCCCGACGCGTGGACGACCGAGCGCCCGAGGGCGTGGCCGTCGACGGGTCGGCCGGCGGGGTCGTCGGCCTCCGTCCGCCCACGCGCGACCCGCGGGTCTGGGCGGCGTGGACCGCGTCCGGCTTCGCCGCCATGGGCCTCCTCGCACTCGGCGGCGAGCTGCTCGGCGTCGGCCTCGGCTGGATCTCCGCGCTGTCGAGCCCCGTCTCCGTCGTCTCGTGGTTCATGCCATTCGGCGTGGCCGCGGGCGCGTTCGGCCCGCTGGTCGATGCGCTCGGCGGGCCGGGGGACGCCGTCGAGGGCGGCATCAAGACCGCGGGCATCCTGCTCGGCTTCGCGGGCGCCGCCTGGTGCATCCTCACGACCCGCACGCTCTCCGGCGAGGCCCGCCTCGCGCTCGCGTTCGCGTGCATCGTCGCGATGTCGCCCGTCGTCTACCCTTGGTACGGCCTGTGGGTGCTCGTGATCCTCGCCGTCGTCGGCATCGCGGACGGCGCGGCCATGGCGCTCGCGGTCTCGGCGACCGTGTTCCTCGTCGGCGTCAACCTGCTGGAGCCCATGGCCGTCGTGCACTCCGTCGCGTCCGGCTGGCCGCGCCTGCTGGTCGTCGTCATGACGGTCGTGGGGGTCCTCGGGATCCTCGCGCCGGGGCTGCAGGGGCTCGCGGGCACGGATCCGTTCCGCGCCCTCCGCGCGCCGCGGCACCACTTCTCGGCCGCGCGGCAGCCCCCGGCCTGA
- a CDS encoding TIGR03086 family metal-binding protein produces the protein MDTDLDWHDLIRRAHGGFADRLAAVTDWTAPTPDVEWDVRELVAHVIEEQQWVPLLLAGHTVQTGQPLIRDLDDDLVAEWGRYSREALAAWEGVDPERPVLLSSDRVPAREYLREQLSDVVIHGWDLARAVGADERIDDELVRATWTVFAPQKDTLEASGLFASPVPVAEDAPLQVRLLALTGRDAR, from the coding sequence ATGGACACCGACCTCGACTGGCACGACCTGATCCGCCGGGCCCACGGCGGCTTCGCCGACCGCCTCGCCGCCGTCACCGACTGGACGGCGCCCACGCCCGACGTCGAGTGGGACGTCCGCGAGCTCGTGGCGCACGTCATCGAGGAGCAGCAGTGGGTGCCGCTCCTCCTCGCCGGCCACACCGTGCAGACCGGCCAGCCGCTCATCCGCGACCTCGACGACGACCTCGTGGCCGAGTGGGGCCGCTACTCCCGCGAGGCGCTCGCGGCGTGGGAGGGCGTCGACCCGGAGCGTCCCGTCCTGCTGTCGAGCGACCGCGTGCCCGCCCGGGAGTACCTGCGCGAGCAGCTGTCCGACGTCGTGATCCACGGCTGGGACCTCGCGCGCGCGGTCGGCGCCGACGAGCGCATCGACGACGAGCTGGTGCGCGCCACGTGGACGGTGTTCGCCCCGCAGAAGGACACGCTCGAGGCCAGCGGGCTGTTCGCGTCGCCCGTGCCGGTCGCCGAGGACGCGCCGTTGCAGGTGCGGCTGCTCGCGCTCACGGGCCGCGACGCCCGGTAG